One genomic region from Thunnus maccoyii chromosome 16, fThuMac1.1, whole genome shotgun sequence encodes:
- the pax1a gene encoding paired box protein Pax-1a — MEQTYGEVNQLGGVFVNGRPLPNAIRLRIVELAQLGIRPCDISRQLRVSHGCVSKILARYNETGSILPGAIGGSKPRVTTPNVVKNIREYKQNDPGIFAWEIRDRLLADGVCDKYNVPSVSSISRILRNKIGNLSQPNQYESSKQASVQAGLSYNHIYPYSYSNTMSPTGTKMASPPGVPVTAGHVSISRAWPSAHTVSNILGIRAFMDPAAIAGTEGYPPKMEDWSSVNRAAFPAAHTVNGIDKSAIDADIKYGQPSSTLSSYVSACAYSPTNQYGVYSGPAGGYVAPGHHHWQPQSPALSHPGGGMSMHAGEIHSPMAFKHQAREGERKPPSPLSKQQQQQQQHEDLNSVHGLSLPTSSS, encoded by the exons ATGG AGCAAACCTATGGAGAGGTGAACCAGTTAGGCGGCGTGTTCGTCAATGGCAGACCCCTGCCCAACGCCATACGGTTAAGAATAGTGGAGCTGGCTCAGCTCGGGATCAGACCCTGCGATATAAGCCGACAGCTCCGGGTCTCCCACGGCTGCGTGAGCAAGATTTTGGCGAGGTACAACGAGACGGGCTCCATCTTACCCGGTGCAATCGGAGGGAGCAAACCACGGGTCACGACGCCTAACGTGGTGAAAAATATCAGGGAATACAAACAAAACGACCCCGGGATCTTTGCCTGGGAGATCCGGGACAGGCTTTTAGCAGATGGAGTTTGTGACAAGTACAATGTCCCATCGGTTAGTTCGATCAGCAGGATTTTACGCAACAAGATTGGAAATCTCTCCCAGCCCAACCAATATGAGAGCAGTAAGCAAGCCTCCGTGCAGGCCGGGCTCTCGTACAATCACATATATCCTTATTCCTACTCCAACACCATGTCGCCCACTGGCACTAAAATGGCCAGCCCTCCTGGAGTACCGGTGACGGCTGGACATGTGAGCATATCCAGGGCCTGGCCTTCTGCACACACCGTCAGCAACATCCTCGGTATACGAGCCTTCATGGATCCTGCAG CCATTGCTGGGACGGAGGGGTACCCACCAAAAATGGAGGACTGGAGTAGCGTCAACAGAGCAGCTTTCCCCGCGGCTCACACGGTCAACGGGATTGACAAATCAGCCATTGACGCCGACATAAAATATGGACAG CCATCCTCGACACTGTCCAGTTATGTCTCGGCGTGCGCTTACTCCCCCACCAACCAGTACGGAGTGTACAGCGGGCCAGCAGGCGGCTACGTGGCCCCAGGGCACCACCACTGGCAGCCGCAGAGCCCGGCCCTGTCCCACCCAGGCGGCGGGATGAGCATGCATGCAGGGGAGATCCACTCGCCGATGGCCTTCAAGCATCAGGCCCGAGAAG gagagagaaaacCGCCCAGTCCCCTgagcaagcagcagcagcagcagcagcaacatgaaGACTTGAACAGTGTGCATGGACTCAGTCTCCCTACCTCATCATCATAA